A portion of the Bacillus thuringiensis genome contains these proteins:
- a CDS encoding DUF3139 domain-containing protein, which yields MCMKRKKWFLSLTAVGLCIIFLAMYFIFGNPLHYKVIEKDTSDYLHTIKGYKQKEIQSITGKYTPLYNIGYYATVVYKDEPYFTYSYTYDNNKIIQDEGILGRHTESFENLNLNWSLFDELVDSIHKNLQEKGLSEKEDYSIRSVQFIDIDDDKNGAEAYVDFKKDKESDYSYRMNSEGRAYQYSCNNGKCIYKEK from the coding sequence ATGTGTATGAAAAGAAAAAAATGGTTCTTATCACTAACTGCAGTCGGACTATGTATCATATTTTTGGCTATGTATTTTATATTTGGTAATCCACTACATTATAAAGTAATAGAAAAAGATACTAGCGACTATCTCCATACTATAAAAGGATATAAGCAAAAAGAAATACAAAGCATAACCGGAAAATATACTCCCCTTTATAATATCGGCTATTATGCAACAGTAGTATATAAAGACGAACCCTATTTTACATACTCTTATACATACGATAATAATAAAATAATACAAGACGAAGGCATTTTAGGAAGACATACTGAGTCATTTGAAAATCTTAATTTAAACTGGTCATTGTTTGACGAGTTAGTAGACAGTATACATAAAAATTTGCAAGAAAAGGGATTAAGTGAAAAGGAAGATTATTCTATACGATCCGTTCAATTCATTGATATAGATGATGATAAAAACGGTGCAGAAGCGTACGTTGACTTTAAGAAAGATAAAGAATCAGATTACTCATACCGTATGAATAGCGAAGGAAGAGCTTATCAATATAGCTGCAACAATGGTAAATGTATTTATAAAGAGAAATAG
- a CDS encoding 3-ketoacyl-ACP reductase, protein MAELLQGKNALITGAGRGIGRAVAIALAKEGVNVGLLARSEENLKAVAKEVEAEGVKAVIATADVSSYEEVTTAIETLKNGLGSIDILINNAGISKFGKFLELDVADWEKIIQVNLMGVYYATRAALPSMIEQQSGDIINISSTAGQKGAPVTSAYSASKFGVLGLTESLAMEVRKHNIRVTALTPSTVATDMAVDLGLTDGNPDKVMQAEDIAEFIVAQLKLNKRTFIKSAGLWSTNP, encoded by the coding sequence TTGGCAGAATTATTACAAGGCAAAAATGCTTTAATTACAGGAGCAGGTAGAGGGATTGGTCGCGCTGTCGCAATCGCATTAGCGAAAGAAGGCGTAAATGTAGGACTATTAGCTCGTTCAGAAGAAAACTTAAAAGCAGTAGCGAAAGAAGTAGAAGCAGAAGGTGTAAAAGCTGTTATTGCAACTGCTGATGTTTCTTCATACGAAGAAGTGACTACTGCGATTGAAACGTTAAAAAATGGTTTAGGATCTATCGATATTTTAATTAATAACGCTGGTATTTCTAAGTTCGGTAAGTTTTTAGAATTAGATGTTGCTGATTGGGAAAAAATCATTCAAGTAAACTTAATGGGTGTATATTATGCAACTCGTGCTGCTTTACCAAGCATGATTGAACAACAATCTGGTGATATCATTAACATTTCATCTACAGCAGGACAAAAAGGTGCACCTGTAACAAGTGCATATAGTGCTTCTAAATTTGGTGTTCTTGGTTTAACAGAATCGTTAGCGATGGAAGTTCGTAAGCATAACATTCGTGTAACGGCTTTAACACCAAGTACAGTAGCAACTGATATGGCTGTTGATTTAGGATTAACTGACGGAAATCCTGATAAAGTTATGCAAGCTGAAGATATTGCAGAATTTATCGTAGCACAGCTGAAATTAAATAAACGTACATTTATTAAATCAGCTGGACTTTGGTCTACTAATCCATAA
- a CDS encoding O-methyltransferase, whose translation MIGIEKWTAVDQYMSDVLIPKDSTLEGVLQTNAAANLPAHDVSPTQGKFLQLLVQIQGARNVLEIGTLGGYSTIWIARALPSGGRVVTLEASEKHAEIARSNIERANLTDKIEIRTGLALDSLQQIENEKYEPFDFIFIDADKQNNPAYFEWALKLSRPGTVIIGDNVVREGEVIDNTSTDPRVQGIRRFYELIADEPRVSATALQTVGSKGYDGFVMAVVKE comes from the coding sequence ATGATTGGAATTGAGAAATGGACGGCTGTTGATCAATATATGAGTGATGTATTAATACCGAAAGATTCTACATTAGAAGGGGTTCTTCAAACTAATGCTGCAGCTAATTTGCCAGCACATGATGTATCACCAACGCAAGGTAAGTTTTTACAACTATTAGTACAAATTCAAGGGGCCCGTAATGTTTTAGAAATTGGTACGCTAGGCGGATATAGCACGATATGGATTGCTAGAGCATTGCCATCTGGAGGCCGAGTTGTTACATTGGAAGCAAGTGAAAAACATGCAGAAATTGCACGTAGCAATATTGAGCGTGCTAATTTGACTGATAAAATTGAAATACGAACAGGATTAGCGTTAGATTCTTTACAACAAATAGAAAACGAGAAGTATGAACCGTTTGATTTTATTTTTATAGATGCTGATAAACAAAATAACCCTGCTTATTTTGAATGGGCACTAAAACTATCACGACCGGGTACTGTAATTATTGGGGATAACGTAGTACGTGAAGGAGAAGTTATTGACAATACTAGTACCGATCCTCGTGTACAAGGGATACGTCGTTTCTATGAATTAATAGCTGATGAGCCACGTGTTAGTGCTACAGCGCTTCAAACTGTCGGAAGTAAAGGATACGATGGGTTTGTAATGGCAGTAGTAAAAGAGTGA
- a CDS encoding ASCH domain-containing protein yields the protein MNEAAQQYWAEYWKDAEIPKTVSAWKFGDTANRLAKQVVDGTKTATCSAYLFYELKNVPLPTTEDYSVILDYDENPVAIVKTIEVTIVPMNEITEEFAIAEGDERYKKIGGEKMKKKFQKL from the coding sequence ATGAATGAAGCAGCACAACAATACTGGGCGGAGTATTGGAAAGATGCTGAGATACCAAAAACGGTGAGTGCTTGGAAATTTGGTGATACCGCAAATCGTCTTGCTAAGCAAGTAGTTGACGGAACGAAAACGGCAACTTGTTCTGCATATCTCTTCTATGAATTAAAGAATGTACCGTTACCAACTACAGAGGACTACTCTGTTATTTTGGATTACGATGAAAATCCGGTAGCAATTGTAAAAACAATTGAAGTAACAATAGTACCTATGAATGAAATTACAGAAGAGTTTGCAATTGCTGAAGGGGATGAAAGATATAAAAAAATAGGAGGAGAGAAAATGAAAAAGAAATTTCAAAAATTATAA
- a CDS encoding aminoglycoside 6-adenylyltransferase, with product MRTEKEMLDLIINTAKEDERIRAVIMNGSRVNSNVKRDCFQDYDIMYVVHDIQSFTSNHNWIHRFGEIMIVQMPEEMSLIPADEDGKFPYLMQFMDGNRIDLTLVPFDLINKFVGQDSLSKLLLDKDNCIVEFPPASDKDYLIKKPTEKEFLDCCNEFWWCSTNVGKGLWREELSYAKGMLDGPVRDMFIVMLEWHVGMKTDFTVNAGKFGKHFEQYVEEDMWKQFKKTFSNAEYENIWGSFFVMGDLFREVANEIANTYGYQYPQDDDDKVTNYLKHVKALPKDSTSIY from the coding sequence ATGAGAACTGAAAAAGAAATGTTAGACTTAATTATAAATACAGCAAAAGAGGATGAAAGAATCCGAGCAGTTATCATGAATGGATCACGTGTAAATTCAAATGTGAAGAGAGATTGTTTTCAAGACTACGATATTATGTATGTTGTACATGATATACAATCTTTTACGTCTAATCATAATTGGATTCATAGATTTGGAGAAATAATGATTGTACAAATGCCAGAAGAAATGTCATTAATTCCAGCGGACGAAGACGGGAAATTTCCGTATTTAATGCAGTTTATGGATGGAAATCGAATTGATTTAACGCTCGTTCCATTTGATTTGATAAATAAGTTCGTTGGACAAGATAGTTTAAGTAAGCTGCTTCTTGATAAAGATAATTGTATTGTTGAATTTCCACCAGCAAGCGATAAAGACTACTTAATAAAGAAGCCTACAGAAAAAGAGTTTTTAGATTGCTGTAATGAATTTTGGTGGTGTAGTACGAATGTAGGGAAAGGACTATGGAGAGAGGAACTTTCTTATGCGAAAGGGATGCTTGATGGTCCAGTACGAGATATGTTCATCGTAATGCTAGAATGGCATGTTGGTATGAAAACAGATTTTACAGTTAATGCAGGTAAGTTTGGAAAGCATTTCGAGCAATATGTTGAAGAAGATATGTGGAAGCAATTTAAAAAGACATTTTCTAATGCAGAATACGAAAACATATGGGGCTCATTCTTTGTCATGGGTGATTTATTTAGAGAAGTGGCGAATGAAATTGCTAACACATATGGATATCAATATCCGCAAGATGATGATGATAAAGTGACGAACTATTTAAAACATGTGAAAGCTTTGCCAAAAGATAGTACATCGATTTATTAA
- a CDS encoding peptidoglycan-N-acetylglucosamine deacetylase, with amino-acid sequence MYYFYSPEMFVPYQWGLERDVSYAYMPYNSFYYGDYKSSLPYVYTPQNYEVPMKAYERGSWTPFSWVEKYAYAFSGSYNKAEVALTFDDGPDLVFTPKILDKLKQHNVKATFFLLGENAEKYPNVVKRIANEGHVIGNHTYSHPNLAKVNDVEYHNQIIKTEEILNRLAGYAPKFIRPPYGEILENQLKWATEQNFMIVQWSVDTVDWKGVSADTITNNVLGNSFPGSVILQHSTPGGHLQGSVDALDKIIPQLKTKGARFVTLPSMFQTSKERK; translated from the coding sequence ATGTATTATTTTTATTCGCCAGAAATGTTCGTTCCATATCAATGGGGACTAGAACGAGATGTTTCGTATGCTTATATGCCATATAACTCATTTTATTATGGAGACTATAAAAGCTCATTACCTTACGTATATACCCCTCAAAATTATGAAGTACCAATGAAAGCATATGAGCGTGGATCATGGACACCATTTTCGTGGGTCGAAAAATATGCGTATGCATTTTCAGGTTCTTACAATAAAGCGGAAGTAGCCCTTACATTTGATGATGGGCCAGATTTAGTCTTTACGCCAAAAATATTAGATAAGTTAAAACAACATAATGTGAAAGCGACTTTCTTCCTGCTTGGTGAAAACGCAGAAAAGTATCCAAACGTAGTAAAGCGTATTGCAAATGAAGGGCATGTAATTGGTAATCATACGTATAGTCATCCGAATTTAGCAAAAGTAAATGACGTTGAGTACCATAATCAAATAATAAAAACGGAAGAAATATTAAATCGTTTAGCTGGTTACGCACCAAAGTTTATACGTCCGCCATACGGTGAAATACTTGAAAATCAATTAAAATGGGCAACAGAGCAAAATTTTATGATTGTACAGTGGAGTGTTGATACGGTTGATTGGAAAGGTGTAAGCGCTGATACGATTACAAATAATGTGTTAGGGAATTCATTTCCTGGAAGTGTCATCCTCCAGCATTCAACACCAGGTGGACATTTACAAGGATCTGTAGATGCACTAGACAAAATCATTCCGCAGTTAAAAACGAAAGGGGCACGTTTTGTAACACTTCCAAGTATGTTTCAGACATCAAAAGAAAGAAAGTGA
- a CDS encoding SdpI family protein, translated as MIYALVNIGISILIGIIFILAALILQKNPPTDINAAYGYRTKRSMKNKELWDAGNRYSAAVMKQNGFIMMLIGSVISILFRYPHTMIAIMVVMLLLIMRLFIQVESRLKVLEQ; from the coding sequence TTGATTTATGCACTAGTAAACATAGGAATAAGCATATTGATTGGAATTATATTTATACTTGCGGCACTTATCCTTCAAAAAAATCCACCGACAGATATTAATGCGGCATATGGTTATCGTACGAAACGATCTATGAAAAATAAGGAATTATGGGATGCGGGTAATAGGTATAGTGCAGCAGTGATGAAGCAAAATGGATTCATCATGATGTTAATTGGGAGTGTTATTAGTATACTGTTTAGATATCCACATACAATGATAGCGATTATGGTGGTTATGCTGTTATTAATTATGCGTTTATTTATACAAGTAGAGAGTAGATTAAAAGTACTTGAGCAATAA
- a CDS encoding NUDIX hydrolase, translated as MTEWLTIFDPERNTLGKKLRDEVHRDGDWHETFHCWFVEKDAEDMFLYFQLRSKNKKEAPCIWDITSAGHIMHDEDVQIGGLREIEEELGLSFQTTDLIYKGIFKIDYEISNLTDREFCHMYFHNVINPLPFAPGEEVDDVMKVHATSFLQLLKREISSLKTISVLNNTPITITFEDIYPYDLAYYEFVIEQGKEVLKNNSL; from the coding sequence GATGAAGTGCATCGTGACGGTGATTGGCACGAAACATTTCATTGTTGGTTTGTAGAAAAAGATGCTGAAGATATGTTCTTATATTTCCAATTACGCTCTAAAAATAAAAAAGAAGCTCCATGTATATGGGATATTACTTCAGCTGGACATATTATGCATGATGAAGATGTACAAATTGGTGGCCTTCGTGAAATCGAAGAAGAATTGGGGCTTTCCTTTCAAACTACTGATTTAATATACAAAGGCATCTTTAAAATAGATTATGAAATTTCAAATCTTACTGATCGTGAATTTTGTCATATGTATTTTCACAATGTTATCAATCCACTTCCATTCGCACCAGGTGAAGAAGTAGACGATGTGATGAAAGTACATGCAACTTCTTTTCTACAACTATTAAAAAGAGAAATTTCATCTTTAAAGACTATTTCAGTCTTAAACAATACACCGATTACGATAACATTTGAAGATATTTATCCGTATGATCTTGCATACTATGAATTTGTTATAGAGCAAGGAAAAGAAGTATTAAAAAATAATAGTTTATAA